One genomic segment of Coffea arabica cultivar ET-39 chromosome 6e, Coffea Arabica ET-39 HiFi, whole genome shotgun sequence includes these proteins:
- the LOC113696268 gene encoding protein FAR1-RELATED SEQUENCE 5 isoform X4, whose protein sequence is MGDKEDQLDMTQKGFIPYYGQLFDSDDEAYKFYNMYAATIGFGVRKEYCNKDKLGMVTSRKFACNKEGFRRQDKRDRETKRPRAETKTGCLACVIVLLDRDTKMYKVTQFVAEHNHPLHIPQCVHMIPSQRRTTITQDNSELVDAYGLSLKQSNNLVDKLGYLPNKRSRGLRFGEAGTIFRYFQQQLLENPSFYFAVQLDSEEQLTNVFWADARMTIDYKYFGEVVTFDTTFRTNEEYRPLGIFLGFNHHRQMVIFGAALLYDDSVDSYKWLFQTFLEAMSGKPPRTFFTDQEPAMAKASASVMPNTFHGLCTHHIRQNFLKHLGHMMRTETGLVQLFSKCMLEIEDEVAFEETWREMLQKHNLDSNTWLKSIYELREKWAKTYMKTKLTLGMRSKQLSKSFNADLKHHLKTDQDLVEFFTEFHRAVEKRRYKELTAEYGARQKVPSLKIKYSPMLNQVAEIYTPTIFEEFQDEFDVSLALVVKGHTVNDNVHEYMLARYNGGDDQRVICEKSTQSVLCSCQKYECEGILCSHAIKVLDLLNIKLVPNDLIEKRWTRDAKKGILKGPNQENDMEEDVHLKVVGRYRMLCSTLVRVAIRAAECQEATDYLVQCVDKLTRKVEEICNKQMSIEQASTNHQSSYNATDQEDVLVISMDVNPSGSKSGQGCKSNKRTGSWTDMFGEKSMYESNNNQVQIADQSQEVSVDHVSSPQSANNSVSARSCSQSTSDPLHLHQATTCPSQDSNSNSLFGQSSVEVVQRANNGAVLENRNFLMNFNGLGTAMSPTGTQFLMVKQSIFYYHHMYLQSLYLCD, encoded by the exons ATGTAATAAAGAAGGATTCCGGCGTCAGGATAAAAGGGATAGGGAAACAAAGAGACCTCGCGCAGAAACTAAGACAGGATGCCTTGCTTGTGTCATTGTACTACTTGACAGGGACACAAAAATGTATAAGGTGACACAATTTGTGGCAGAGCACAATCATCCATTGCATATTCCACAATGCGTACACATGATCCCCTCACAGAGAAGGACAACAATTACACAGGATAATTCTGAATTGGTTGATGCATATGGGTTATCATTGAAGCAGTCCAATAACCTTGTAGATAAGTTGGGGTATCTTCCAAACAAGCGCTCTAGAGGCTTAAGGTTTGGGGAAGCTGGAACCATTTTCAGATATTTTCAACAGCAACTTCTGGAAAACCCATCATTTTACTTTGCTGTACAATTGGATAGTGAGGAACAATTAACTAATGTCTTTTGGGCTGATGCAAGGATGACTATAGACTACAAATATTTTGGAGAGGTGGTTACTTTTGACACGACATTTAGAACAAACGAGGAATATCGTCCTTTGGGCATTTTTCTGGGATTTAATCATCACCGCCAGATGGTAATATTTGGTGCTGCACTATTATATGATGACAGTGTTGACTCCTACAAATGGTTGTTCCAAACCTTTCTAGAAGCCATGTCTGGTAAGCCACCGAGAACATTCTTCACGGATCAAGAACCAGCCATGGCAAAAGCTTCAGCTTCAGTGATGCCAAACACCTTCCATGGGTTGTGCACGCATCATATTCGTCAAAATTTCCTGAAACACCTTGGCCACATGATGAGGACTGAAACGGGTCTGGTACAATTGTTTAGCAAGTGTATGCTTGAAATTGAAGATGAAGTAGCATTTGAGGAAACTTGGAGAGAGATGCTTCAGAAACATAACCTGGATTCTAATACATGGCTTAAGAGTATTTATGAGCTGAGAGAAAAATGGGCAAAGACATACATGAAGACAAAGCTCACATTAGGCATGCGAAGCAAGCAACTCAGCAAAAGCTTCAATGCAGACCTCAAGCATCATTTAAAGACTGATCAAGATTTGGTGGAATTCTTTACCGAGTTTCATAGGGCTGTTGAGAAAAGAAGATACAAAGAATTGACTGCTGAATATGGGGCAAGGCAAAAGGTGCCAAGTTTGAAGATAAAGTACTCACCCATGCTTAATCAGGTTGCAGAGATATATACTCCTACTATATTTGAGGAGTTCCAAGATGAGTTTGACGTATCTCTTGCCTTGGTAGTGAAGGGTCATACAGTAAATGATAATGTGCATGAGTATATGTTGGCACGCTATAATGGAGGAGATGATCAGAGAGTCATTTGTGAGAAATCTACTCAATCAGTCTTGTGTAGTTGTCAGAAGTATGAATGTGAAGGAATTTTGTGCTCCCATGCAATCAAAGTACTAGATTTACTTAACATAAAGTTAGTGCCTAATGATTTAATAGAAAAGAGATGGACAAGAGATGCAAAAAAAGGAATTTTGAAAGGACCTAACCAGGAGAATGATATGGAGGAGGATGTCCATTTGAAAGTTGTAGGGCGGTATAGAATGCTGTGTTCAACTTTAGTTAGGGTTGCTATTAGGGCTGCAGAATGTCAAGAAGCTACAGACTACCTTGTGCAATGTGTGGATAAGTTGACaagaaaagttgaagaaatATGTAATAAGCAGATGTCAATTGAACAAGCTAGCACAAATCACCAGTCATCTTATAATGCAACAGACCAAGAAGATGTTTTGGTAATTTCCATGGATGTAAACCCATCAGGCTCAAAAAGTGGACAGGGCTGCAAGTCCAATAAACGGACAGGAAGCTGGACTGACATGTTCGGTGAAAAGAGTATGTATGAGTCAAATAACAACCAAGTTCAG ATTGCTGATCAAAGCCAAGAAGTTTCAGTTGACCATGTGTCTTCTCCTCAATCAGCTAATAACTCTGTTTCA GCTAGGTCTTGCTCCCAATCTACTAGTGACCCTTTGCATTTACATCAAGCTACTACGTGTCCGTCCCAG GATAGCAATAGCAATTCCCTCTTTGGTCAATCTTCTGTGGAAGTGGTCCAACGTGCGAACAAT GGTGCTGTATTGGAAAATAGGAACTTCTTAATGAACTTCAATGGGCTTGGTACTGCAATGTCTCCCACTGGAACTCAGTTTCTGATGGTAAAGCAATCCATATTCTATTATCACCATATGTATCTGCAGAGTTTGTACTTGTgtgattaa
- the LOC113696268 gene encoding protein FAR1-RELATED SEQUENCE 5 isoform X3, producing MGDKEDQLDMTQKGFIPYYGQLFDSDDEAYKFYNMYAATIGFGVRKEYCNKDKLGMVTSRKFACNKEGFRRQDKRDRETKRPRAETKTGCLACVIVLLDRDTKMYKVTQFVAEHNHPLHIPQCVHMIPSQRRTTITQDNSELVDAYGLSLKQSNNLVDKLGYLPNKRSRGLRFGEAGTIFRYFQQQLLENPSFYFAVQLDSEEQLTNVFWADARMTIDYKYFGEVVTFDTTFRTNEEYRPLGIFLGFNHHRQMVIFGAALLYDDSVDSYKWLFQTFLEAMSGKPPRTFFTDQEPAMAKASASVMPNTFHGLCTHHIRQNFLKHLGHMMRTETGLVQLFSKCMLEIEDEVAFEETWREMLQKHNLDSNTWLKSIYELREKWAKTYMKTKLTLGMRSKQLSKSFNADLKHHLKTDQDLVEFFTEFHRAVEKRRYKELTAEYGARQKVPSLKIKYSPMLNQVAEIYTPTIFEEFQDEFDVSLALVVKGHTVNDNVHEYMLARYNGGDDQRVICEKSTQSVLCSCQKYECEGILCSHAIKVLDLLNIKLVPNDLIEKRWTRDAKKGILKGPNQENDMEEDVHLKVVGRYRMLCSTLVRVAIRAAECQEATDYLVQCVDKLTRKVEEICNKQMSIEQASTNHQSSYNATDQEDVLVISMDVNPSGSKSGQGCKSNKRTGSWTDMFGEKSMYESNNNQVQVIADQSQEVSVDHVSSPQSANNSVSARSCSQSTSDPLHLHQATTCPSQDSNSNSLFGQSSVEVVQRANNGAVLENRNFLMNFNGLGTAMSPTGTQFLMVKQSIFYYHHMYLQSLYLCD from the exons ATGTAATAAAGAAGGATTCCGGCGTCAGGATAAAAGGGATAGGGAAACAAAGAGACCTCGCGCAGAAACTAAGACAGGATGCCTTGCTTGTGTCATTGTACTACTTGACAGGGACACAAAAATGTATAAGGTGACACAATTTGTGGCAGAGCACAATCATCCATTGCATATTCCACAATGCGTACACATGATCCCCTCACAGAGAAGGACAACAATTACACAGGATAATTCTGAATTGGTTGATGCATATGGGTTATCATTGAAGCAGTCCAATAACCTTGTAGATAAGTTGGGGTATCTTCCAAACAAGCGCTCTAGAGGCTTAAGGTTTGGGGAAGCTGGAACCATTTTCAGATATTTTCAACAGCAACTTCTGGAAAACCCATCATTTTACTTTGCTGTACAATTGGATAGTGAGGAACAATTAACTAATGTCTTTTGGGCTGATGCAAGGATGACTATAGACTACAAATATTTTGGAGAGGTGGTTACTTTTGACACGACATTTAGAACAAACGAGGAATATCGTCCTTTGGGCATTTTTCTGGGATTTAATCATCACCGCCAGATGGTAATATTTGGTGCTGCACTATTATATGATGACAGTGTTGACTCCTACAAATGGTTGTTCCAAACCTTTCTAGAAGCCATGTCTGGTAAGCCACCGAGAACATTCTTCACGGATCAAGAACCAGCCATGGCAAAAGCTTCAGCTTCAGTGATGCCAAACACCTTCCATGGGTTGTGCACGCATCATATTCGTCAAAATTTCCTGAAACACCTTGGCCACATGATGAGGACTGAAACGGGTCTGGTACAATTGTTTAGCAAGTGTATGCTTGAAATTGAAGATGAAGTAGCATTTGAGGAAACTTGGAGAGAGATGCTTCAGAAACATAACCTGGATTCTAATACATGGCTTAAGAGTATTTATGAGCTGAGAGAAAAATGGGCAAAGACATACATGAAGACAAAGCTCACATTAGGCATGCGAAGCAAGCAACTCAGCAAAAGCTTCAATGCAGACCTCAAGCATCATTTAAAGACTGATCAAGATTTGGTGGAATTCTTTACCGAGTTTCATAGGGCTGTTGAGAAAAGAAGATACAAAGAATTGACTGCTGAATATGGGGCAAGGCAAAAGGTGCCAAGTTTGAAGATAAAGTACTCACCCATGCTTAATCAGGTTGCAGAGATATATACTCCTACTATATTTGAGGAGTTCCAAGATGAGTTTGACGTATCTCTTGCCTTGGTAGTGAAGGGTCATACAGTAAATGATAATGTGCATGAGTATATGTTGGCACGCTATAATGGAGGAGATGATCAGAGAGTCATTTGTGAGAAATCTACTCAATCAGTCTTGTGTAGTTGTCAGAAGTATGAATGTGAAGGAATTTTGTGCTCCCATGCAATCAAAGTACTAGATTTACTTAACATAAAGTTAGTGCCTAATGATTTAATAGAAAAGAGATGGACAAGAGATGCAAAAAAAGGAATTTTGAAAGGACCTAACCAGGAGAATGATATGGAGGAGGATGTCCATTTGAAAGTTGTAGGGCGGTATAGAATGCTGTGTTCAACTTTAGTTAGGGTTGCTATTAGGGCTGCAGAATGTCAAGAAGCTACAGACTACCTTGTGCAATGTGTGGATAAGTTGACaagaaaagttgaagaaatATGTAATAAGCAGATGTCAATTGAACAAGCTAGCACAAATCACCAGTCATCTTATAATGCAACAGACCAAGAAGATGTTTTGGTAATTTCCATGGATGTAAACCCATCAGGCTCAAAAAGTGGACAGGGCTGCAAGTCCAATAAACGGACAGGAAGCTGGACTGACATGTTCGGTGAAAAGAGTATGTATGAGTCAAATAACAACCAAGTTCAGGTA ATTGCTGATCAAAGCCAAGAAGTTTCAGTTGACCATGTGTCTTCTCCTCAATCAGCTAATAACTCTGTTTCA GCTAGGTCTTGCTCCCAATCTACTAGTGACCCTTTGCATTTACATCAAGCTACTACGTGTCCGTCCCAG GATAGCAATAGCAATTCCCTCTTTGGTCAATCTTCTGTGGAAGTGGTCCAACGTGCGAACAAT GGTGCTGTATTGGAAAATAGGAACTTCTTAATGAACTTCAATGGGCTTGGTACTGCAATGTCTCCCACTGGAACTCAGTTTCTGATGGTAAAGCAATCCATATTCTATTATCACCATATGTATCTGCAGAGTTTGTACTTGTgtgattaa